One genomic window of Glycine soja cultivar W05 chromosome 9, ASM419377v2, whole genome shotgun sequence includes the following:
- the LOC114425150 gene encoding ER membrane protein complex subunit 10-like, with product MGVLLFRWVLPLTLLLTCALGFQSDELLLDDQEFGIEGGRASFDSDSHPSPTSTLRKSFSDSSSDSKIHFPLQHAFGDSDFSDAGNFSARLKTWSHGAQTLTKLRFKRDPLTDVEQKKFQELLQGDDFYRIRLPSNVLSPPGREYIISSVKARCLPGDGLEEHFVIQMEGVNVLAVSYGAPGACPYPRHLKLPAKWSFKSHTVLKSSEQAPRAPIFAEEALGGQEGDGEAVQPIERSFWAKYWMYLIPLGLIVMNAVTQAMNMPEEQAGGQPGAPIQQQPGSAVQRGPSSGGVRRR from the exons ATGGGTGTATTACTCTTCCGGTGGGTTCTGCCACTGACTCTGTTGCTCACTTGCGCGTTAGGTTTCCAATCGGACGAGCTTCTCCTCGACGACCAAGAGTTCGGCATCGAGGGAGGACGAGCCTCCTTCGATTCCGATTCGCACCCATCTCCCACCTCCACCTTGAGGAAGAGCTTTTCTGACTCCTCCTCCGACTCCAAGATCCACTTCCCTCTCCAACACGCTTTCGGCGACTCCGATTTCTCCGACGCCGGCAACTTCTCCGCTCGCCTTAAGACCTGGAGCCACGGCGCCCAG ACGCTGACGAAGCTGCGGTTTAAGCGTGATCCTTTGACTGACGTTGAGCAGAAGAAGTTTCAA GAGCTGTTGCAAGGAGATGATTTCTATAGGATTAGATTGCCGTCCAATGTTTTGAGCCCTCCCGGCCGGGAATATATTATTTCTTCAGTGAAAGCA CGATGTCTTCCAGGGGATGGATTGGAGGAGCATTTTGTAATACAAATG GAAGGTGTTAACGTCTTGGCTGTCAGTTATGGTGCCCCAGGGGCTTGCCCTTATCCTCGGCATCTCAAGCTT CCTGCAAAGTGGTCTTTCAAGTCACACACAGTTCTAAAGAGCAGTGAACAGGCACCGAG AGCTCCAATATTTGCTGAAGAGGCACTTGGCGGGCAGGAGGGAGATGGTGAGGCTGTACAGCCAATAGAAAGGTCCTTTTGGGCTAAATAC TGGATGTACCTGATCCCTCTTGGACTCATAGTAATGAATGCCGTCACTCAAGCTATGAATATGCCTGAGGAACAAGCTGGCGGGCAACCTGGTGCTCCAATACAGCAGCAGCCAGGATCTGCAGTACAGCGTGGACCAAGTTCTGGTGGTGTGCGTAGAAGATGA